The Dyadobacter sp. 676 DNA window AGAAAGGCTCCCGACGGGAGCCTTTCTCTTTCAGTCGTTTCTTCAACTATCAGGGAAGAAGTTTCAATTCTACGCGACGGTTTTTCTGCAAGCCTGTACGGGTTGCGCTGTCGGCGATCGGTTTGAAAGATCCGAAGTAGTCGACGATCACTTTGCTTGGGTCTTGCAGACCAGCCTCGTTGATCAGGAAGTTCTTCACTGCGTCAACACGGCGTTTTGAGAGCGCGATGTTGTAGCGGTCAGATGCACGACGGTCGGTGTGACCAGCCAGTTGCAGGCGGCATCCGTTTTTGTTCATCAATGCTGCTACGTTTTTCAGCAATTCCTGGAACTCAGGTTTGATTACGTTTTTATCAGTGTCGAATGTAACGTTCGCAAAGATTTCGCTACAAGCAGCACCGGTTGCCAGTGCATTTTTCACGTAAGAGTCGAAGTCGAGTACACGACCGGCACCGTCAACAATGCTTCCTGCGGGTGAGTTTGGCTCTTTATCGAAGAAGTCGGATACACCGTCACCGTCGGTATCAAGCAGCAAACGCGGGTCGATATCTTTCGGACGGTTTGCTTTTGCAACGGAGTCCATTTCTTCGAGTGTAAGGATTTTCGGTGGCTTAACCAATACACGTGGATCTGTGTAACGCAGGTGGTAGTATCCGCCTTCTTCCGGTTTGTAGTCCCATTTGCCATCCACTTTTTGTACTTTCAAAGGCTTTTTGCCCAATTTGTACGTTACCTGGATCGCACCGTATCCGTAGCTGTCGAGCTCAGAGTTTCCTTTGCGGGAAGTTTTCTGCTGATCTTTGATCTCAACGGTATTCGGGGTTCTGTCGTAGTCGCCGCCGTAAGTAGCGTCAAGGAAGTCGGAGTTGGTATGAGTCAAACGGAAGTCGAGACCGATGTCGATTCTTGGTGTCACTTCGTAGTTGATATTCAGACCTGTGGGAACCATCCAGTCATTCATTTTGCCGGTTTCGCGAAGCTTCACGCCGCCAGTCAGGTCGTATGCCGTAGCGTCGTAAAACACCTGACCAATACCTGCATACGCATCGATTTTCCAGCGCTTCATTTTGTTAGGGCCCATCAGAAGTCCTTTCAGGTTAACGGTTCCTGAAACTGAGACATCGAAATAGTTGCCCTCGAAGTAACGGAAGTAGGTGCGACGCTTCATACCTCTCAGGTTACCCAGAGATGCGTCCAGACGGGCGCCGAACAGGTACGAGAGTTGTTTGTTCAGTGTGAGGCCTCCTTGAAAAGTCCCGGATTCCTTGTGGCTGTCAGAATTGGTTTTGGTAACAGGCCAGAAGTCATATTCTCTTAAATCGCCAAAAAAGAGCGTCGGGCCAAAGTGTGCTGAAATTGACCATGTGTTCAATTTGTAGGGGCCATCGTACGTCGCTTTGGGATTGTAATCCGGAGAATTCGGTTGCACCAGCGGTTGTGCGAATGAAGGCAGCGCCATCATTGCTCCCAAGGCAAACGAACCAATCAACTGGGATACTTTTTTCATACTATTCAAGTTAGCGTTATTAAGATTAACTAGGATTGATCTATATCCAATTTTATGAGTAAAGTTATATATTCATTTCACGGCTAATCGCAACATTAACCAAATGCCTAGTGCGCACAAAAATAGGTTAACAATATCACTTAATCAACCGCAAGTTGATACAAATGGAAAAGTTTCCTGATAATTAATTCAAATTTTACCCGAAAGAAACCTCCTTTTTTGAACTTTCAAAGCCGTTGATTCAATTTTTTTTCCATTTCGCGCTTCCACGAGGCAAAAGTTCCGTCGATAATTTTCTTTCTCGCACTGTTTACCAGCCACAAATAGAACGTCAGGTTGTGGATGCTGGCGATCTGCGCGCCCAGCATTTCCCCGGATTTTACAAGGTGCCTCAGGTACGCCTTACTATAAAATGTACTAACGTACCCGCCAAGGCCGGCGTCTATCGGTGACATATCGTCCCGCCACTTTTCGTTGCGGATGTTGACGATTCCCTCCGTTGTAAAAATCATGCCATTGCGTGCATTACGCGTCGGCATCACGCAATCGAACATGTCCACACCCAGCGAAATGCATTCCAGGATGTTTGCAGGGGTGCCTACGCCCATCAGGTACCGTGGCTTGTCCTTCGGTAAAATATCACAGACCACTTCGGTGAGTTCGTACATAATCTCCGCCGGCTCGCCCACGGAAAGCCCGCCGATGGCATTGCCCTCGCGCCCGGCGGAGGCGATAAACTCGGCCGACTGCCTGCGCAGGTCTTTGTAGACGCTCCCCTGAACGATGGGGAATAACGTCTGGCTATGACCGTAACGCGGCTCGGTTGCATCGAACCTGCGGCAGCAACGGGTTAGCCAACGGTGCGTCATCTCCATCGATTTCCGCGCGTATGTAAATTCGCACGGGTAAGGCGTACATTCGTCGAACGCCATGATGATGTCGGCACCGATCGTACGCTGGATATCCATCACATTTTCGGGTGTAAATGTGTGTACGCCACCGTCAATGTGGGACTTAAATACCACACCCTCTTCATTTATCTTACGGCCGGTCCCAGCCAGCGAATACACCTGATAACCGCCGCTGTCGGTCAGTATCGGCTTGTCCCAGCCGTTGAATGCATGCAGCCCGCCCGCCTTTTCAAGAATGCCGAGTCCGGGACGGAGATATAAATGATAGGTATTTCCCAGAATGATCTGAGCCTTGACATCTTCCTTAAGTTCACGCTGATGAACCGCTTTCACGGTTCCCGCGGTACCCACGGGCATGAAAATGGGCGTCTGGATAACCCCATGATCCGTCTCGATCAATCCGGCCCTCGCTTTCGAATGGGGATCCTCGACTTGTAATGTAAACTTCATTAAAAGGTTTTAAATTGCTGATGTGCAAAAATAGAAGGAACGTCTCGAACATTCCTGTCAATGACAGTATATTTGCATGAATATGGAAAAATTTTACATCTCTCTTCTGTTGTGGCCGATTCTTTACTCTATGCGCTGGGGGCGTTTGTAGCTGTTCAGTTATTCTATTATCTCTTCTTTTTTACACGGCTGGCATTTTACGGAAAGGGCGCTAATTACGGCAATGCAATGCCCGGCGTAACGGTTCTGGTGTGTGCCTGGAACGAGAGGGAGAATCTGACGGAGCTAATCCCTTTGCTGGATGCGCAGGAATATCCCGAGTACGAGGTGATCCTGCTGGACGATCGTTCCGACGACGGGAGTGAAGAGTATATCCGGGAGAATATCAACGGATGGAAGAATATCCGCTATATCCGCATCAACGACCAATTCAACCATGTAACACCCAAAAAATATGCATTGACCGTCGGTATGAAGCAGGCCAAATACCCTATCGCGCTTATGACCGACGCCGATTGCCGCCCTGCTTCGAACCACTGGATCACTGCTATGACCTCCCGGATAAGTGAAGATAGGGATATAGTCCTGGGTTTTTCGCCTTACTTCAAACGAAAGGGCCTGCTCAACTGGTTTATCCGCTGCGAAACCTTTTACACGGCTGTCCAATATCTGTCGTTTGCATTGGCCGGACTCACCTATATGGGCGTTGGCCGTAACATATTATATAAGCGCTCGGTGTTTTTTGCCAACAAGGGTTTTTATACACACAAACATATCTTCGGTGGCGACGACGATATTTTTCTGAACGAGGTTTCGACCAGCTCCAATACCACGATCTCCATAGAGGAAGATTCATTTGTGTATTCGTTTCCGAAAACCAGTTGGAAAGACTGGTTTCGCCAAAAGCGCCGGCATATGTCCGTAAGCCGGTATTACAAGCCGCGTAACAAGGTGTTGCTTGGGATGCTTTCCGGCGCGCATGTTGCGACGTGGCTGCTCGGATTCGTTACGCTGGGGTGGGGGCTGCTTACGAGAGACTATTTGTTGCTCGAATACCTGGGCATCGTTTTCGGTGCAAGATGGGCCATTCAATGGTTCTTGCTGGTCATCATTAATATAAAGCTGGATAAGACTGTGGAATGGTTCAGCTTTTTACTGATGGACTTTGCGCTTTTTGTTTATTACCTCGTTTTCGGATTTTTGACCATGACGAGCAGAAAACCCCGTAAATCATGGAATTGATCAATAAATACTTCCCCGACCTGACCGCAGACCAGCGCGATAAGTTCGGGCAGATGGGCGAGTTGTACGAATACTGGAACGCCCGGGTGAACGTGATCTCGCGTCAGGATATAGACACATTATATGAACGCCATATTTTGCATTCGCTGGGCATCGCCAAAGTGCAGCAATTTCGTCCCGGCACCAGCATTCTCGATGTAGGCACGGGCGGAGGCTTTCCTGGCGTCCCGCTGGCTATCATGTTCCCCGAAGCGCAGTTTCACCTGGTCGACAGTATCGGCAAGAAAATCCGTGTTGTGCAGGAAGTCGTTACGGCATTGAAATTGGGGAATGTGCGTGTTGAACAAGTCCGTGCGGAAAAGCTGGACGAGAGCTATGAATTCGTAGTAAGCCGTGCCGTGACCCGCATGGCGCCATTTGTGGGCTGGGTGAAAAAGAATATCAGCCGCAACTCCTTCCATAACCGAAGGAACGGAATTTTATATCTCAAAGGTGGCGACCTGGCGGAAGAGCTCTCGGAGATCAGGGAAAAGCCGCAGGTTTACGCGCTTTCGGACTTTTTCATGGAGGAATTCTTTGAAACTAAGAAAGTCGTATACGTACCTTTGTGAAGCATTTTACTAATAACCTATTCATATATGAACGAACGATTCAGCGCCAGTGGGCTCATGAACCCGTTTTTTCCCGATGAGGTAACTTTCGGAGAAAAGGGCGTAACTTTCAAAGTCAGGAAACTTTTCAAGAGCAACGATAACTTCGTGTTTTATTCGGATATCTCGGGAGTGGAAATCGAGAGCGGCGTCTTCTTTTCGACAATCCGCATCATTCCACGCATGCGTCCGGAAATTATTATCAACAATTTTACAAGGGGAGACGCCAAGAAAGTCAAGGAGTTAATTCTCGCGAAGGTCCAGTCGTAATAAATTTTTAAAGTATAGACTTGCGCTGTATAAATTGAATCCTTAGATTTGCACCACAATTCGAGTACAACAACCGGATAATGATTCCCGAATAGCTCAGCCGGTTAGAGCATCTGACTGT harbors:
- a CDS encoding glycosyltransferase; this translates as MADSLLYALGAFVAVQLFYYLFFFTRLAFYGKGANYGNAMPGVTVLVCAWNERENLTELIPLLDAQEYPEYEVILLDDRSDDGSEEYIRENINGWKNIRYIRINDQFNHVTPKKYALTVGMKQAKYPIALMTDADCRPASNHWITAMTSRISEDRDIVLGFSPYFKRKGLLNWFIRCETFYTAVQYLSFALAGLTYMGVGRNILYKRSVFFANKGFYTHKHIFGGDDDIFLNEVSTSSNTTISIEEDSFVYSFPKTSWKDWFRQKRRHMSVSRYYKPRNKVLLGMLSGAHVATWLLGFVTLGWGLLTRDYLLLEYLGIVFGARWAIQWFLLVIINIKLDKTVEWFSFLLMDFALFVYYLVFGFLTMTSRKPRKSWN
- the tgt gene encoding tRNA guanosine(34) transglycosylase Tgt; translation: MKFTLQVEDPHSKARAGLIETDHGVIQTPIFMPVGTAGTVKAVHQRELKEDVKAQIILGNTYHLYLRPGLGILEKAGGLHAFNGWDKPILTDSGGYQVYSLAGTGRKINEEGVVFKSHIDGGVHTFTPENVMDIQRTIGADIIMAFDECTPYPCEFTYARKSMEMTHRWLTRCCRRFDATEPRYGHSQTLFPIVQGSVYKDLRRQSAEFIASAGREGNAIGGLSVGEPAEIMYELTEVVCDILPKDKPRYLMGVGTPANILECISLGVDMFDCVMPTRNARNGMIFTTEGIVNIRNEKWRDDMSPIDAGLGGYVSTFYSKAYLRHLVKSGEMLGAQIASIHNLTFYLWLVNSARKKIIDGTFASWKREMEKKLNQRL
- the rsmG gene encoding 16S rRNA (guanine(527)-N(7))-methyltransferase RsmG, which translates into the protein MELINKYFPDLTADQRDKFGQMGELYEYWNARVNVISRQDIDTLYERHILHSLGIAKVQQFRPGTSILDVGTGGGFPGVPLAIMFPEAQFHLVDSIGKKIRVVQEVVTALKLGNVRVEQVRAEKLDESYEFVVSRAVTRMAPFVGWVKKNISRNSFHNRRNGILYLKGGDLAEELSEIREKPQVYALSDFFMEEFFETKKVVYVPL
- a CDS encoding OmpA family protein, whose translation is MKKVSQLIGSFALGAMMALPSFAQPLVQPNSPDYNPKATYDGPYKLNTWSISAHFGPTLFFGDLREYDFWPVTKTNSDSHKESGTFQGGLTLNKQLSYLFGARLDASLGNLRGMKRRTYFRYFEGNYFDVSVSGTVNLKGLLMGPNKMKRWKIDAYAGIGQVFYDATAYDLTGGVKLRETGKMNDWMVPTGLNINYEVTPRIDIGLDFRLTHTNSDFLDATYGGDYDRTPNTVEIKDQQKTSRKGNSELDSYGYGAIQVTYKLGKKPLKVQKVDGKWDYKPEEGGYYHLRYTDPRVLVKPPKILTLEEMDSVAKANRPKDIDPRLLLDTDGDGVSDFFDKEPNSPAGSIVDGAGRVLDFDSYVKNALATGAACSEIFANVTFDTDKNVIKPEFQELLKNVAALMNKNGCRLQLAGHTDRRASDRYNIALSKRRVDAVKNFLINEAGLQDPSKVIVDYFGSFKPIADSATRTGLQKNRRVELKLLP